The following DNA comes from bacterium.
GATCATAGAGAAACGTCCCGTAGCCCGGGGTGATCTCGTTTCCGTCTGGACCGAAGATGCCGATAACTACATCGATGCGATCCGGCCGGATTCCTGTCGCTTCGTAGATCGGACGAATGATTTCCGGATCGTGCTCAATCTCTTCCATTGAATGAGGAATGACCACGCCGAAGTCAGGATCCAGCACCCACCACTCGTCTTTCTCCGCATCGACCTGTGCCGTTGCCACAACATGCCCTGCCAGTCCGACGATGTGGACCGGGATACCCCGTGCATGAAGGGCGTTGGTTACGATGATGGCCTGCTGAGAGCACAACCCGATGCCGCGTTCGATCGCCTTGTCAGTGTCGGTGAACTCGTATTTCTGGAATTTGGCAGGTACGACGAAGCTCGCCAGCCAGAGCAGGTAATTCTCCGTCGGCGGAACGCGGAGGTTGTACTTCGAGAGGCCTTCGTCTCTCCAGTAATGGGCGATGCCCTGATTCACCGCCATGGTAACGCGGCGGGCGTACTCTTTCCGGTCGGTGAAAGGCGCATCGATCTCGGTGTGGACCTGCTCAGGGGTCAGCGTAATATCATTCTCGAAACCGACCGTTGCATCCTGATAGATCTGTGGATTCCGCAGAGACGTGAACAGCCCGACCACGTCGAGGGCAAACAGCGGAACGGCCAGGCAGATTGCGACGATCGCCAGGCCACGGAAAAGGCGCGAATGTTTGTAGATGGGCATGTTGGAAAGCTCATCAAGAACGTTGGAGAGTCTGTAAGAGCAGAGGGCCCTCGGTTCAACCAGGGTTTTCCCCTTGGTCCGCGCGGCGCTTCCTGGCTTAACCTCGGGAACCATGGAGGAACGCCTGCATGTCGCAGCCGCCCGTCATCCCCTCGCCTGATCCCACCCGGCCGACCCGCTGGGTGATCTTTGACCAATCGGCGTGGGACACTGCGCCTCCGGGCCCATCTCATCGCTTCGCGGCCAATCTTGTTCGCCGGGGCGATACAGTGGCCTTTGTTGGGCCCGCGGCATCGCCGTGGCGCATCCTGATGACGGAGAACGATCTCCTGCCGCTTGGGCGTCGCGCCCGGCGCAAGTTCCTCGGGCAGTGGCGCCACGAGCGCCTCTTCACATTGCGGCCGCGGACATGGCTGCCCATCCGCCGGGCCTTCTGGCTGGACAACAATGCGACGTGGAACGGCAGCGAGCTCTTCTCTCGCCCGAGGACGGGGGCGCTTCTTCGTGAGGCCGGCTTTGCACGGACGGATGTCCTGATTCTGCGGAACCCGGAGATGCCTCATCTTGTGCGACAACTTCAGCCGCGGCTGCTTGTCTTGTGGATGCCGAAGTGCTGCGACTGCGGGGCCCGCTTGCCGAAGGTGGTCAAGCGACGCCGCGCGGAACTGATTCTCGACGCGGATCTCGTCGTCGTGGAGAGCAGTGACTCCGCTTCCTGCGCCCGTCAGGTTCGCGCGGAGCGCATTCACCCATTCAAAGATATCCAGACCCTGCGGCGCGAAGTCTTCGCGCTTCTCTCTGAACGAGGGGCACGCCCGTGAAGAGCGCCCTTCCATCGTTGCGATGGGCGGCGGGCGGAATCCTCGTGGCGGGGATGATGTCCCGCATCACGGGCCTGCTGCGCGAGATGATCCTGGCGCACAGCTTTGGTGTTGGCGCGGACCTGGACGCCGTCTATCTCGGCCTGTCTGTTCCGATCGCGTTGACTGTTGGAATTGGTGGCGGTCTGGCTGCGGCGGCCGTCCCCGTCGCGGCTGGTGTCAAACTGCCGCGGCTTCGCGGGATGATGAATGTCGGGACTCGCCGGTTGTTCGAGATCCTGGCTCCGCTCTCACTGCTTCTGGCGGTCACATCGCCATTCTGGACCCGTCTCCTGGTGCTGGAGGGCGATACGCGCCGCTCGATGATGATCTGGGCGGCGGTCATCGGGTCCCTGACGATGGCCGGCGGGGCGATTTCCGGTCTCTACAGCGGTCTGGTGAACGCCCACGGACGCCACGTGACGGCGGCGGTCAAGCCGGCCTTTCACAACATCGTCGTCATCGCTGTCCTCCTGCTCTTCAGCAAGATGTCCGGGGCACTGGCGCTGGCCTTCGGTCTCCTGGCGGCGGAGTGGCTTCAGATCCTGGTTCTGGCGCCAGTGCTGCACTTCCTTACGCGCCGCGTGAAGCCGCTGCGACGGCTGGAGGACTGGGACGGCCTGAAGGCGCTCTTCTGGCCGGCGGCGATCATCGGGATCATCGCGGGGCTGAACATCACCGTTGATCGGATGTTCGCGACGATGCTGCAGGATGGTGCCATTGCGGCGCTTAGTTACGCGGAGAAACTCGTGAATCTCCCGGCGGGGCTGCTGGGGCTGGCCTTGTCGGCGCCGCTGTTCACGCGCCTGAGCCGATTCCGAGCGGCCAACCAGGGTGCCGCGTTCCAGGAAACGCTTCTGCTGGGAATCCGGCTGACGATCCTGGCCGGGGCGCCCGCTGCCGTCCTGCTCGTGGGGCTGGCCGAACCCGCCGTTGGTCTGCTGTTCGAGCGCGGTGCCTTCGACCTGGCGGCCGTCGGGATGTCATCCGTCGCGTTGCGTGGTTACTGCCTGGCGCTGCCCTTCCTGGCCATGATGCCGCTCCTGGCGGGGGCCGGACTGGCCGCGCGCAGGCCCTGGATGCTGGTCGCAATCCTGGTCGTGATGGTGGGGTTAAACGCCTGGCTGGACTGGATTCTGGTGCGCAGCGCCGGCCTGTTCGGCATCGCGGCGGCCACGTCGATCATCCTGACGCTCAAATCGACCCTGATGGTCCTGGTTGTTGCGCCGAAGATCCTCCGCGCGCGCAGTCTGTGGCGGACGGTTGCCTGTTCGCTCCTCTACGCGGCGGTCGTTGGCGGGCTGCTTTTCCTATTCCGGCTCTTGACGGGGTTCCTCCCCAGCAGTTCCATGGGCGTACGCATCTTCTTGCTGGGCGGAGGCCTTGCCATCGCCGCCGTGGCAACGGGACTGCTCTGGCGACCGCTGATCGCTGCCGAGTGGCTTTCGCTTGAGCGCCACCGTCACAAAGTGGCTGAATATGCCCGCCGGCTTGCGCCGGCAAATGCAGAGAGCATCGCAGAATGAGTGAGCAGAAGAAAAACTCAGGCCCATGCATTCTGGCCTTCGCCCCGGGAACGTGGCGCTGGCCGGAGGTCTGCGGTTCGACGCGCTATCACCTCTGGACGCTGGCAGGGATGGGGTGGCGCGTGCTCTACGTTGAGCCTCCTGTTAAGTTCCACACGATCGGCAAGACATGGAAGGCGCCGGACCGCGACTTCGTCGTGTTGACACCCGGCCGTATCATGCCCTTTGGCGTTCGTGGCATTAAGAACGATCAGATGGCGGAGAAGTGGCGCTCTGTCACGAGCAGCCAGTTGGCTTCGCGCGCGCAACGTGCATTGAAGTCTCTGAAGTGGAGCCCGCACGTTTATTGGTTCGGTGCCCCCTGGCACTCGGAGATCATCCAGCATCTGCCGCCGGGCCCGGTGCCGGTCACGCATGTCTACGACGATCTGAGCCAGAGCCCGATCTTCAATGCCATGCAGCGCGAGATCCTCTGGCGTTGGGAGCGCGAACTGCTGCGGGCCTGCAATGTGGCGCTCTGCAGTTCGATGCCGCAGATGGAGAAGCGCGAGGACATCGCCCGCCGTACCTTCCTGCTCGAGAACGCAGTGAAGGATTCGTTCATCTATCAGTTCAAGCCGTACGATCTCGACGAGAAGACACGGAAGATTGCCGCGCGAATCGATCGCCTGACGCCTCCGCGATTTGTATACGGCGGCGTCGCAGACCTGCGTTTGGAGCCCGAGTTTTTCCGTACGATCCTTGAAAACCTGCCGACTGGAAATGTGATCTTCCTTGGTCGCAAGGAAGACAGTCTCGACCCCGCACTGGCCGCAGACATTGAAGGCAACCCGCGCATGCACTGCCTCGGCGAGATTCCGTACAGCAGCTACCCCGGCCTGTATCGAATGGCGGATGTGCTGTTGATCCCGCACAAGCGCATGCCATTTACCGACGCGATGTTCCCCGAAAAACTGATCGAGTACCTGGCAACAGGACGACCTGTCGTCTCGGTTGGTCTTCCTGAAGTCGGACGAATCGCGCGCGAGGCCCCCTACGAAGGAATTCTGCGCGTTGCGGACAGCCCGTGGGAGTATCTGGCCGCCGCCACGGTGGCCATGAATGACAAGGATGAGATTCACGAAGAGAAGCGCGTCGAGATTGCACGCAATCACACATGGTCCGTGGCCGGCGAACGTGCTCACCGCGAATTGCTCGAAGAAGTCACCCGCCGCGCGAAGGAACTTCAGCAGGGCAAGGTCTGACAGGTTCATCGCCTGCGTGTGAACGATTCCGTCTCCGTCCCCACCCACACTTACTTCACTTGTGAGCTCGAATGCCTACGCCAGCGTTCGCCAGATCGCCGCGACGACTGCGCAGAGAATGACGCCTGGCACGAGCGGAACGACGACGGACATGGTCGTCCAACGCAGGCTCTTCGTCTCGTTCCAGATCGTCAGAATCGTTGTGCTGCACGGATTGTGGAACAAACAGAAGATCAGTAGGTTCACTGCCGTCAGCATTGTCCAGCCGCCGTTGCGGAGGATGTCATGCACAACGTGATCGTTGAATTCGACCATCACGCCGGCTTGCACACCGAGATCCGCGTTCTGCGTCACGAGAGTCACGGTCAGCATTAGGATCGTCGGGATGACGATCTCGTTGGCAGGAATCGCCAGAACATAGGCGACAAGGATGATCCCGTTCAACCCAAGGAACCAACCGACAGGCTGCAGCGCGCCGACCAGGTAACCCGCGATCGAAGTGTCCCCGATCATCAGATTCGAGAGCAGCCAGATGATTGCGCCGGCCGGGGCAGCCATCAGGATGGCTCGCCAGAGCACGATCAGCGTACGATCGATTACCGACGTGTAAAGAGTCTGAAGAATTCGCGGCGGGCGGTACGGCGGAAGTTCCAGCCCGAACGTGGACGGTTCGCTCTGCAGCACGCTGCGCGAGAGAATCAGCGATGAAATGAACGTCGCTGCCACGCCCAGCAAACAAACGCCCGTGACGACGGCCGCGGTGATCAATGAACTCCACGCTTCCGGCGCCGTCCAACTGACGAAGATCGTCGAGATCAGTATCAGCGTCGGCCACCGGCCATTGCAGACGGAGAAGTTGTTCGTCACAATCGCCATCAGGCGTTCGCGTGGGCTGTCGATGATGCGCGTCGAAACAACGCCCGCTGCGTTACACCCGAATCCCATCATCATGCTAAGTGCCTGCTTGCCGTGTCCGCCGCACGCGCGGAACAGCCGATCGAGATTGAACGCAACGCGCGGCAGGTAACCGAGGTCCTCCAGCATCGTGAAGATCGGAAAGAAGATCGCCATCGGCGGCAGCATGACGCTGAACACCCAAGCCGCCGCGCGCCAGATTCCATCGATCAGGAAACCGGACAACCATCCGGGGAAATGCAGGAAATCAGCGCCGGCGTGCAAGTAATTCGGAATCCAATCCAGCGTCAGCGTCGCCAGCATCTGCGATGGGTAGTTCGCGCCTACGACCGTCAGCCAGAGCGCGCCGAAGAGCAGCAGGATCATCGAGGGAATGCCCCAAACCCTGCTGGTCAGAACCTGATCGATGCGTCGCTCGATGCGCGTCCAGCGATCAACGTTGCGGCTGACAACGGAATCGGCAATCGCGCCAGCGCGTGCATAATACTCGAGTGCCACCTTGTCGGCCAGCGAATCCCCCACGCGATTGCGCATGCGATCCGCCACGTCAAGCAGACTGCCCGTCGCGCGGTCTCGTTCCGGACTCAGCAGCTTCACCTGGTCCAAAGACGGCATCGCGTGGGATTCCATCCCGATCAGATCGCCCAGCTCATCCTGCTCGATCGCTTCGATGATGCTGTGATCCGCATCCAGAAGGCGAAGAGCGATCCAGCGCGAATTCGGCAAGCCGGGGTAGGCTTCTTCCACGGCGGCCTGCGTTTCGATCAGGATCTCATCGAAGGCTTCGTCTTCTGCATCCTTCGGCTTGTGAAGCAGCGTCGGCTCCGGATCGGAGTGCGCGACCTCGTCGATCGCCCCGAGGAGATCGTCGATGCCCTGGCCAAATCGCGCGGCCATCGGGACAACGGGCACACCGAGTTGTTTGGAAAGCGCCTTGTGATCGACCGCGATGCCGCGCCGGCGCGCCTCGTCCATCAGGTTCAGCGCCACAACGACGCGCGGCGTGATGTCGAGCGTCTGCAGAACGAGCGCCAGGTTGCGTTCCAGGCGCGTGCCGTCGACTACGACAATCGTGACCGCGGGTTCGCCGAACAGAATGAAATCGCGTGCGATCTCCTCATGATGACTGGAGGAGAACAACGAGTACGCCCCCGGCAGATCGACGATACGAACGGTCTCGTCGCCGATCGTGAAAGACCCCTCGGCGCGCGCCACGGTCTTGCCGGGCCAATTGCCGACGTGCTGCCGCAAACCCGTCAGGGCATTAAACACGGTGCTCTTCCCCGTGTTCGGATTACCCAGCAGGGCGACGGTCAGGTCGGACTTATCGAGTTGTTCTTGCGTGCCTTTTGACTTGGTCGGTTTGATTCCCGGAATCGGACAAGTACCAGTAGAACAGAAACGGCCGCATCCTCCCGCCTGCTTCTTCTCTGTCACGATGCACCCTTCTCTGGTTGGGTCTCAGAGTCGATCAACTGGACGCGGATCGCCTCAGCCTGCTCTCTGCGGAGCGCCACCAAACTGTCGAAGACCCGGAAGGCAACGGGATCGCCGAACGGACTGCTGAACTCGCGATACACCTCGGCACCGGCAATCAACCCAAGGTCCATCAGTCGGCGCCGCTGGGGGCCGTGAACCTGCAGCGAAAGCACGCGGGCGCGCGCCCCTGGGGCCAGTTCGGCGAGCGTTGCCGCTCGGCCAACATTGGCATCCGCTGCTGCGACAAAAGGTCGCGTGTTGAAAGTCGTTCCTGTATCCATCTCGTTCCGATCCATTCCGATCCCTTGTATTGCTGACGGTCTTTCCCGTCGTTCTTCCGAGACCACGCCAACGCGTTAGGGGCACCGTAGTCAAGAGTAAAGATCGTAACCCTGGCTACAATTAGTGGCTTAGGCAAAATCGGTGCCCATGACCGGCTGGATCGGTCCAGCCACCCCTGGATTCGCTAGAAAGGCGCCTCCGCGGGCCCTTTCGGACTTCCGTGGGGGAGGAGGTTGCGCCAACGCACTGCCCCGCGCTACAAGTACCACGACCATCGCGACCAATGCGCGCAACTGGCACACGCCGTCGGCGAAGCCGGACTCCTGGGCGAGGAGTTCTATTGGTTCTGACAATGTGGATCCCGGACTGAGGACCGACGTGTGCGCCAGCCCGTCTTCCTTGACAATCCGGGATGCCGTCCGGGTGATTGAGTACACACCTTCGTCAAGTTGCTACTCGCTTCTGGCGATCGCGTGACCATGTTTCGTGCGCAGGGGAGAGCGAGAATGTCCATGTCCCACCGTTCCATCTTCGGATTCCTGACACTCTTGCTCTTGATGGCGATCGCGATTGGATGCGGTCCATCGACCAAAGAGTTGAGCGGAATCGAGTATGCCCCCGCGGAGCGAAGCGATTGGAAGGTGGCTACGCCCGTCGAGCACGACCTCGATCCGATGCTCGTTGCCGATCTCTACTACAACGCGTCGAAGCGCCCGAAAATCCGGAGCGTGTTGGTCATCAAAGATGGCCATCTTGTGGCCGAGCGCTACTTCAACGACGGCTCGATCGATCAAAAAGCCCGTCTCCAGTCCGTGACGAAGAGCTTCACGTCTGCGCTCGTCGGGATCGCCCTGAAGCAGGGATATCTGGAAAGCGTCGATCAACGGATCCTGGAGTTCTACCCGGAGGTTGCAGACAAGATCACCGACCCAAGGAAGAAAGAGATCACGATCCGCCAGCTTCTGGAAATGCGTTCCGGATTCCCGCGGGAAGAATCCGACGAGGGCCTGTGGGCGGGACTCCTGTCCGGGCACTACCCGCCGCTGATCGAGGGCTTTCCGCTGACCGCCGAACCCGGAACCAGGTTCCAGTACAGCAACCTAAGCTCCAACTGGTTGGGGATTATCGTGGATCGATCATCCGGCAAGGATCGGATGACCTTCGCGACCGAAAACCTCTTCGAACCGCTGGGCATTGAACCCGGCGAATGGGGCCAGGACGCCGACGGGAACTACAACGGCTGCGGCGACCTTCACCTGACCGCACGCGACGCGGCGAAGTTCGGCCTCCTGTATTTGAATGACGGTAAGTGGAACGGCGAGCAGATCGTCCCCGCCGAATGGGTGGAGGACTCACTCAAGACCTACTCAGTGAACGAAGCCTTCGTCAAAAGCGTCGGCGAATTCCGCGACATTGGCTACGGCTACCAATGGTGGTCCGCCAACGTCGGAGGCCGCCCCGTGAACTTCGCGTGGGGCCACGGCGGACAACTTGTCGTCTTGGTCGAAGACCAACAGATGGTGGTCGTTGTGACGTCCTACCCGTTCTGGCTCGATCACGATGGCGAGTCCTGGAAGCACGAAAAGGCAAACATCAAAATGGTCGGCGAGTTCGTTGCATCCCTGCCGTAGTCGGCAAGAGGCGTGTGACCGCAGCTACAGCAGCTTCGCCGCGAGGACCAGGACCGCGAACTGGATCAGGAAGAATCCGATCAGCGTGGAGGTCGCCTTCTCCTCCAGTACTTCCATCATTCCCATCAGGATGGCGCGCGCCGTGAAGTAGGCTCCGACAAGGCCGAGCCACAGGCCGAACCATGGAATGAATCGCAGACAGAGCAGGAAGACGATCAGCGGGATGATCGCCAGCATGCCGGCGGTGATGACGGCTTTCCAGAGCGGGAAGTCGTTGATCTTCTCGGCGCGGGCGGACATGAACAGCATGACGCCTCCGCAGATCATTGTCGCCGCCATCGAGATCACAATCGAGACGAGTCCCAACGCCAGGCCGAACATTGAAAGACCAAGCGGACCCGCATCGAAGTCCTCATCCGAGCCGGAGGAGAACGCGCTGTAGTCGTAACCTCCGCCGCCGTTTCTCTTCGCGTTGCGGCGCTCAAGCTCGGCGCGCTTGTCCATCGCCATGATGACTTCGATGTCCGACATGCCCTCGGTGTTCAGGCTGCCGCCGCGCCAACGTTCCGCGTCCGCTTCGGTCCACTGAAAGTCGTCTTCGTACTCTTCATAATCATCGCTGTAATCTTCTTCGACGTACGAATCATCGTACGCGTCGAACTCGACATTCACATCGCCGTAGCCATCATCGTAGATGGGCTGCGCGACGACGGGCGTCGGCGCGACGGGGCGCTGGCGACGAGGTTGCAGGTTGCTGAACAGGCCAATCGGCTGACTGCCGTCGGAGAGCGGAATCGTATCCGGCGG
Coding sequences within:
- the feoB gene encoding ferrous iron transport protein B — encoded protein: MTEKKQAGGCGRFCSTGTCPIPGIKPTKSKGTQEQLDKSDLTVALLGNPNTGKSTVFNALTGLRQHVGNWPGKTVARAEGSFTIGDETVRIVDLPGAYSLFSSSHHEEIARDFILFGEPAVTIVVVDGTRLERNLALVLQTLDITPRVVVALNLMDEARRRGIAVDHKALSKQLGVPVVPMAARFGQGIDDLLGAIDEVAHSDPEPTLLHKPKDAEDEAFDEILIETQAAVEEAYPGLPNSRWIALRLLDADHSIIEAIEQDELGDLIGMESHAMPSLDQVKLLSPERDRATGSLLDVADRMRNRVGDSLADKVALEYYARAGAIADSVVSRNVDRWTRIERRIDQVLTSRVWGIPSMILLLFGALWLTVVGANYPSQMLATLTLDWIPNYLHAGADFLHFPGWLSGFLIDGIWRAAAWVFSVMLPPMAIFFPIFTMLEDLGYLPRVAFNLDRLFRACGGHGKQALSMMMGFGCNAAGVVSTRIIDSPRERLMAIVTNNFSVCNGRWPTLILISTIFVSWTAPEAWSSLITAAVVTGVCLLGVAATFISSLILSRSVLQSEPSTFGLELPPYRPPRILQTLYTSVIDRTLIVLWRAILMAAPAGAIIWLLSNLMIGDTSIAGYLVGALQPVGWFLGLNGIILVAYVLAIPANEIVIPTILMLTVTLVTQNADLGVQAGVMVEFNDHVVHDILRNGGWTMLTAVNLLIFCLFHNPCSTTILTIWNETKSLRWTTMSVVVPLVPGVILCAVVAAIWRTLA
- a CDS encoding ferrous iron transport protein A — translated: MDTGTTFNTRPFVAAADANVGRAATLAELAPGARARVLSLQVHGPQRRRLMDLGLIAGAEVYREFSSPFGDPVAFRVFDSLVALRREQAEAIRVQLIDSETQPEKGAS
- a CDS encoding beta-lactamase family protein, whose amino-acid sequence is MSHRSIFGFLTLLLLMAIAIGCGPSTKELSGIEYAPAERSDWKVATPVEHDLDPMLVADLYYNASKRPKIRSVLVIKDGHLVAERYFNDGSIDQKARLQSVTKSFTSALVGIALKQGYLESVDQRILEFYPEVADKITDPRKKEITIRQLLEMRSGFPREESDEGLWAGLLSGHYPPLIEGFPLTAEPGTRFQYSNLSSNWLGIIVDRSSGKDRMTFATENLFEPLGIEPGEWGQDADGNYNGCGDLHLTARDAAKFGLLYLNDGKWNGEQIVPAEWVEDSLKTYSVNEAFVKSVGEFRDIGYGYQWWSANVGGRPVNFAWGHGGQLVVLVEDQQMVVVVTSYPFWLDHDGESWKHEKANIKMVGEFVASLP